A genome region from Anastrepha ludens isolate Willacy chromosome 3, idAnaLude1.1, whole genome shotgun sequence includes the following:
- the LOC128856953 gene encoding uncharacterized protein LOC128856953: MSALSELSSCASSGSCSSPGTLSSSLSSCSPSRNVFTAEELLEKAASLPAILENGRKVFGPPLGFVGQRPSYLCELYVANLPKSLDEVRFLAWLYRCGELYEVRLMMESFSMSRGYAFVRYTQEHESLAAYELLKFVYVDGERLSVYRSQGKNRLYVSNIPKHLPLPSLEAGFKNTFRDMERCTAHASSAADSIRGELNRGFAFIEFYDHETALQAKKRTTPGRMRMWGYDLKVQWAKPKSLELNSSSSEEQKKRRSMGQLVSGQNDYCAKLRLFCLANNWCIPLVVYGRCLREKGIQYGSILLKDAMSAEFSCILMEVAVEREIQDVHVAMCEVAMQLIEENAGFPKNHYVVRLLSGFQAAIVYSCCNNTNLSAHLARCAAHFDSLASIAELAAALQVLAQCSTELILNIYKRSFLVLQGCISLKRDGSIANFYGIFPKFRNNPPLNHGFNDIEITLIVSNVTFESDHHACPAEGTDMQQYTGRKQHCLLLKSQRVRNADGYTLRYVDLDQLENREFYHRDQRINVSPIWIAGQSYQKTIFK, from the exons atgtctgccctatcagaATTATCAAGTTGTGCTTCTTCGGGCAGCTGCAGTTCTCCAGGAACTCTTTCTTCATCTTTGTCGTCATGCTCGCCCAGTCGTAATGTTTTTACTGCAGAGGAACTTCTTGAAAAGGCAGCCTCATTGCCAGCCATACTGGAGAATGGACGTAAAGTATTCGGACCGCCATTAGGTTTTGTCGGTCAGCGTCCTTCTTACCTATGTGAGCTATACGTAGCGAATTTACCCAAGTCACTGGACGAAGTGCGCTTCCTAGCCTGGCTCTATCGTTGCGGTGAGTTGTATGAAGTGCGTTTGATGATGGAATCATTTAGTATGTCGCGTGGCTATGCATTTGTACGTTACACCCAGGAGCATGAATCGTTAGCCGCATAcgaattattgaaatttgtatatGTTGACGGTGAACGACTTAGTGTCTATCGCTCTCAAGGTAAAAATCGTCTCTACGTAAGCAATATTCCGAAACACTTGCCATTGCCATCACTGGAAGCTGGCTTCAAAAACACATTCCGTGACATGGAACGTTGCACAGCACATGCGTCATCAGCTGCTGATTCCATAAGGGGTGAGCTAAATCGTGGATTTGCGTTTATTGAGTTTTATGATCACGAAACGGCGCTTCAGGCAAAGAAGCGTACAACGCCAGGACGCATGCGTATGTGGGGATACGACTTGAAAGTACAGTGGGCGAAACCGAAATCGTTGGAGCTAAATTCTAGCAGCAGTGAGGAACAGAAG AAAAGGCGTTCAATGGGACAGCTCGTGAG TGGACAAAATGATTACTGTGCCAAATTACGCCTGTTCTGTTTGGCTAATAACTGGTGCATACCGTTGGTGGTTTATGGGCGTTGCTTGCGCGAAAAAGGCATTCAGTATGGCAGC ATATTACTGAAAGATGCGATGAGTGCCGAGTTCAGTTGCATTTTAATGGAGGTGGCGGTAGAGCGCGAAATTCAAGACGTTCACGTTGCAATGTGCGAAGTTGCAATGCAACTGATTGAAGAAAATGCTGGGTTCCCGAAAAACCACTATGTCGTTCGATTGTTAAGTGGATTTCAAGCAGCAATAG TGTATAGCTGCTGCAACAATACGAATCTTTCGGCTCATTTAGCGCGTTGTGCTGCACACTTTGATAGTTTGGCTTCTATAGCCGAGTTAGCAGCCGCCTTGCAAGTATTGGCTCAGTGCTCGAcagaattaattttgaatatttataaaagaaGTTTCCTGGTGTTGCAAGGCTGCATATCACTTAAACGGGATGGCAGCATAGCGAATTTTTACGGCATTTTTCCGAAATTTCGCAACAATCCGCCACTTAACCACGGTTTCAACGACATCGAAATAACGCTTATTGTTTCCAATGTTACGTTTGAAAGCGATCATCATGCGTGCCCTGCCGAAGGCACAGATATGCAACAGTACACCGGGAGAAAACAGCACTGCCTGTTGCTGAAATCACAACGTGTACGAAATGCTGACGGTTACACTTTGCGCTACGTGGATTTGGATCAGCTAGAAAATCGTGAATTTTACCATCGCGATCAGCGAATCAATGTTTCGCCAATTTGGATTGCAGGCCAATCATAtcaaaaaacgattttcaagtag